atttataataaaggAAAACAAACATAACGTGCAGTAGTTCGCGAATGTAACAATCGTATGTTTGTTCCAATTTAATACTTCTTTGGCACAATCGCATCAGAAGGTACCTCGATCTGTAGAAATACCAAATGACCAACAGTATGAACGATCTACAAATTCGTTTAACTTTCGGAGAAACAACATGGAATTTGTTGACCTTCTAATTCCTACCACAAGattcatatagaataaaatgtaggcaacaattttcacaaaatttgGTTTATTCGTCTAAGCACAGGTGTAACTTGATTGTAAGCGTATAGGTTTGTAGTTTGATTAAAAGAGAATTGAATATCacttaaaaatgtaaaaatttcacattttaaaAAAGTGTTCAAATCTTTTGTACCAATTCATctggaattaaaatttacttgaattaaaaaattattacttaattaatctatagttattttttaaatactttttaattattttcaatcgtCATTCATGTTATGTtactttcttttaataaagtttattttttcatccatacttttttgataatttatattttcgatattttacgaaacttttctttttgaaCAAATATCTAACTCATTCAATCATTTTGAAAttgataacaaaattaaaagtataaattgttaatattacAGTAAAACTACTGACAATACTAGCAAGATGTCAGAGAACTCTTCCATTCAATTCAAAGTTTCGTAATATATCTAAAATAGAATAGATCAAAGAATTTCACATTAAACAGACATGTATACACATTGATACTATCTTATtagttgttattatttttcatagaatacaaaattttGGACAAATTAATCCTgctgtaattttataataatcaatTATATCTTAATCTCGATTCAATTTCaatcgattttgaaaaatcttTAGCAAAAGCGaaatttaaatcattttacaCAACGAAGAATGTAATTGACATTTTGAAGTCCAATATTggtcttcaaatatttttaatttaataaatgttctAGTTTTTTACTGCTAATTAACAAGcatcattatttaaaaatttactcATCTCGAcacattatttataatttgtctcAACTTTTTTTGATAATCATTTAAGATTCTGCAAACGATGTTAAACGACGAAAAGTATTGctccaaaataaaaataatttgaatgaaaaataattgcaaaaacGTTGGATAGCAAAAAATATGCTTAAAGGCGATGTTCCTCTAAcaacatatttttaagaaatatggaGATGCGatcaaatattattcgttAAGTATCTCATTCTACacgagaataaaatattctcagcatcttgtttaaattatttaattatttatatacagagtaattaaattaatcgtgTAATTTTGACTGTTATAAGAAAAGACATTTCAGGGAAAAGTCACATGATAtacatttcatataaaaaaatcagAGTTATAAGTCATTTGGTGACTTAAAATTAGATGAATTATCCTGTATAATAGGAATGTTAAAAAATCAAGTATCTTACACTTTAAAAACTTACGATGTCTactaaaaagaataaaaaatgttcaatCAACATTGGttctaaaattaatacttGTAGATAGTGTAGAATATAATCTGAGCCCCCAAACttagtttatttaattctattaattcaatcaattacattatttaataacgtagttgaattataaaagtagaaaatgtatatatatatatctatcaaACAAGATAAcataatattgaatataaatgaaaaacaaatCAAACATCTCTTtgaagtaaataataaaatgttacgGTCGACTATGATATTTTCTTGATATTGGTGGTATCTTTccttaaatttcaatttcgataaatatttctgtttacatttgaattttattattaaatttaatttatataataaattttaataatagtatTACCACGAGACGTAAGTACctaaattgtttgaaaatataaaattacatttttgttgaaaaaattaattatagattCAATATTGATTAATCATCTTTTATTACGCTTAATAAGTATTgtaagtttttaaaatttcagatcattatttttttacactctgtatataaatataatacatatataatgtaCAAGAAATTTTATCTCGTTTGTTCAAGTAAATAAAACGCGCATAGTAATcagaagaaaaatacgaaaggATAAATAAAAACGATGGAAATGCATTCGTTTCCAAGAGTAATCATCGTGACCAAATGTTATAACACAGAAACTATATAATAAGATACATTGCATTGTATTAAAATCATATCGAACAAAGAAATACTGGAATAATAAACAAGCAAGGTCCATGAACCTTCTGCAAACACTAAACCGAAACTATTTTTcccaaattaatttatattttcaaatcaatCATTCATTCTTCCAATTGttacttattttatattaagtagataaaagaaaaaatgttgaatgaaattgaatattaaattttaaaaatactggAAATACTAAGAATACAGAGTATCCTAGCTATCGTAGTACAATCAACAAATGCGTGATTCTACGTAAAAAATAACtcgaagatataaaataaaagtttttcatacggaattttcatttttaataaaatcgaatttaaaaatttgtttgatacAACACGTGAACTTGAATAATTACTTATTAGTATGCGAGTGAACAATCAGCAGGAAATTATTCCACATGCGAAAATCAGgcaaaaatgtagaatacaaTTCTTCCGTTTAAAGTCtcgttttcaagaaaataggCTTCGAACGTATTTAATTAAGAAGATTTGATTTGATTAAGAAGATTAAGAAGAATtgatttgatgtaatacgtgCATTTAACAAATTGTCGAATTTAATATTGTCGGAAACGGAAATTGATCctatgaaaaaattgtattgtaCGGTTTGTAATTATTTCCGCACATAGAATAACCTCATATCGATTATCTACACCTGTGTAGCAAAGTTCAAGTATATTTGATAAGTTTGGCAAatgttattctatattttcaatttgctTTATCACGTAGAGTGTTATGTAATCATACCTTGATTACTGGGATACCCTGTATATTCTGCTAAATCAGAACAAAAGTATTAGGTATTGATCAATAACCACGCAAGAATCTAAAATTCTTCATTCATTCCTTCAGAAACAAATCACGCCCACATCGCTTAAATAGAATACAGGCCTCCACGAAACAATCGAATTCGAAGATATGATTCTCCTCATCCTTTACTAGTCTCCACAACAATAGTTAGTACAATAATTATCTAAAAATCTTCTTCGTCTATTGAAGAATCAACCTACGACAAAATTCTATCTATGGACAGTCTCGCTTATCTCATTTGTGGTAAAAAAACCAGACAGAATCCCTCAGTCAGCTCGAAAATGTGGAAAGCAAGTCgaccgaagaattttatttctccaCTCATCGATTATacataaaaagagaaacaaaccATAGAAAATGAGCAAATGTTATTCCAGTCGATTTTTCACATAAGTACACGTTCCTTAGCATCTCCTCCAAACCGAGGTTTTATCTTTGAGCAACGCGTCGATGTCCTTCAAAATATCATCCGACGCCATGTCCAATGTCAAATAATCCTCTTCATTTACATTCAACAAACTGTCTGCTTCTTTAGAATCCACCACAGTGTACGTATCAACCGATGTCTTCCCCTCACTTTTTTCTAATTGCACCTGATCCTCATTCGTGCTGCTATCACATAACCTAACCTCAACTTCATTCTTCCTAGGTCTACTATTCGAACTCATTGACTTTGATTCGTTCAATCTTTCCATAGAACTTGATTCGGGACTATTTCTACcagattcttctttcttttcttcgatttgCTCTTCTTGACCAATTTTTTCATCTCGTTCTTCACTGCGCAGCAAACTCAACCTCTTTGGAGATCTTCTGAGCTTCACAGGCGGCACACTGCTCGAGATGGCGCTACAATCGTTATTACACTTCGCTTTGCGCTTAGAAGTGTCctcttctattttttccaAACGTCTCTTCACTCCTCTAACTGAAATTGCTTCTTTAAATTCAGCGAAAGTTTCTACGGCGTCTTTCAGAAATTCTGTCGATTCTTTTGTATTGATTGAATCCATCGATTCTGTGCTtctgattttattttcttcaaaaccTTTGTATTTTCGACGACGAATTTCATCCAGTGAGAGAACTTCGAAGTCCAATCCCTTTTTGTCGCTCAAATCATTGTTCATTGACAGATACTGACAGATTTGTTTGGTCCTACGAGTCTTGATCTTCCCGCCACCAACATCACTCTGATAGTCTTCAGTCTGATAGGAATAGTAGGCGGCGCTTTCGGCTTGAATCTCCTCCAGACGAATCTCCTCGTATGTCTTGCAGTATGGTACCCTCAGCTGCGGCTTTACCGGAGACGGTACACTTTCATTGTCCGATTCTGGAAGAAACATACCACGAAATTGCGGAAATCTCTGTTTTATTATTGAACGAGGATGTTCCATTTTGTTGTTAAAATCCTTAGATATGTTTCatctctcgtttttttttagaacattttacaaatattttaaaaaatttctgtgTCTTTACTTTTGATTTGtttaagaattttcttttaaaaatctcTATTTATGTTTAGTTCTGATtcgttttaaaattctatttggCGTCTCCCAAGCGTCTTTTAGATTAGAATTATTTGAAAGGCTCTTAATTAACTCTAAAGTTTACTCTGAGTTTTGATCGTAGATTATTTCTGTTATTGTCTAATTGTCGTTTTTGGTAGATTGAAGTAGCCTTCGATCTCCGGTTGAGATTATGGGGAAAAGTTTGAGtttgaaaatagaaacaaCGAAAGTGTAGAGTACAATTCCAATACTTTGACCGATTTTCTTTGGATATGAGTTCGGTGATCCATCTCTCTCCTccctttttctatctttttttgtgtctttctttttcttttcgtccCTTTTAACAATTTCTTATTTCCTACAGTTTAAGAGTAACTAGCACTACCTGTACAAACTTCTTTGATTTTACGTGATCAGGTAATCTATGCTTAAAATCCAATAGGTAAATTAATATCGTCGTCGTTATTATCTCTTTGTGCTCCTTTCTCTCttatttcctctctctctttctctttttggTTCTCTGTTTACTAATTAGTTTTCAAAAGTCTCTTTGAAAATTCGTCGCTTTTGGATTTTTCTTTAGTTCCCTCCAGGCTTCTCTCTCCACACAATTGGGAAGTAGACGAACCAgccaatatttaaaataatcttttcctttctctccttcttctatataaatacatacatatgtatatgtatatgcaataCTGTGCAAAAATCTTAAGCCAAATACCAAATGGaaactttttgtttttattaaaaaatttaattttcgtttattaaaaaataaattccgtTTTAACTACGGGAGAAATATTTGACTCTAGAATTATTGGTAATTtgctaaaaaaatataaattcaagagttattaataatatattgaaaaatatttattaatttgaaataattgatgTTTTGTGcaactttcttttgttttctctGAATAATATgtgaacaaatttattttaaactgtcatttctattttaacatttcaaataattttcatgtttttaatttcccttttctaatttaaaatactATTCCTAAATAAATTGTGGATCGAGATAACTTACAAACAAAAAGCTCCACAAAGACTTGTtcctgtataaaaatattttttaaatggccTAAGACTTTTacaatgtatatgtatatatataatacatataacgtatattgtataacatatatatatatttaatatatttatttatttatatagatggatatgaatatatataaatatataaatattttatatatatttaatataatgtttaatataatatttaatatatatgtatatatatatacacatatataataaatattatagatatattaaaaataagaaaacgtGGATAAACGCTCGACAATGGCACAACACAGTCAAAGAATCGATCATcgacaaagaaaaaagttgACGATGAGAAAATAACCAGAAAAACCGAGTTTCGAGTGAAATTGTCGTCtaattatctttaatttagtagttgtcgaaaaatctcccttttcttgtttttttttcttttcttttttaactacGTACAATGTTTGTgaacattttacaaattagATTGATCATCCATTTGCAATCATGTGGATTAAATTATTCCGGACAACAATTCGGTCTTGAGAAAAAGGTATAGTGTGTCACTATGCGGCATTCGCAATATCATGTGTCGCGATGCATAGTTTTAACACAAAAGAGCGGCAGACATGGTAAATTTCACAAAACACAAATTAGTAAGGATCAAATGCTTCGCAACACTCAATGagaaattctgaaaaattttgaaacgcaatttgaaagaaaaactaccacaaataatatttatttcaacgcTGGGAATGCTTTTGCAATTTACTGATTATTTATTAGTCCAGAGCAATAGTGATGACTTTAAGActaaacgaaatattaaaatacattattttgtaatttttaatcattaaatCATTAATGAAtcaatcaattaaaaaattacagtgttttataatttttaaatagaatatttcttaatttttaattagataTTAAAGTATGATGCAATTGTTGTATAATAATGCCTTGGATAAATGCAAATATAACTATTTGTGATAGTTTCAGATTCGACATAACAAATGCAAAAAAATAGGCTCAAAAAAGCTATTCTACCAATGTAAAAAGAcaatacaattaattttataaaacgcgAATCTTGtatctttataaataaataataaattggaaaaattgtcTCTGTCACACTAGCATTATTTTCCCTTTCATTTCATGGCATCAAGTTTATTGGAATCCAAATAATCGTCTcggtaaaaattaatattttccattcgTTTACATGGATTAGTACGGAATTATTTATCGCATATTCAGCGTataatctctctctctctctctctctctctctctctctctctctctctctcccctctCCACTCCTCATTCTTTGTCAGCCTGTCTATTTGTCCGTCTGTCTgtttgtctgtctgtctgtttgtctgtctgtctgtctgtttctctctctctctctctttctatctctACTTTCTCGCCCCCTACTTTCTCACTTTTAATCGAATcagtttttattttcgaaattgaaGAGACTTGGTGACCTTTTGTTTCATCGTCAATCGCCAAACAAAGGTTTACAAgttattttaaacgaattcAACGACAATTTCCTTcgttctttattaatttttcaatgaaatgatTCAATCATTAAaaactatataattttttgcatttttaatatagaataattctttttgctttaattatttcaataattatattttcctgttgatattttgcaaatttttctttttgtgaaTATAGATATTTCAATAGAgacatatttttgaaattgccGTTGATCCAAGCATCGCACGCGCTACTTTGAGAACACATGCGTTACAATTCGAGGAAAAATACGTAAAtaagtaacaatatatatcaaTACAACAGAGATACGAATGACAGATAATAACGGTCATGCCGCTGCAATGACGACTTttggtaacaataaataaaaaaggaaaaggaacaaaacagaaaaaaaagtcaTCTATCGAcgaagtaatataatataattcgaATAAAGGTCCATCTCCCGGATGGAGGACAATGATTTAAGAACAATTTGCAGCTGAACGCACACGATAactaacaattaaaaataaaaataattcacagatcaaagaaaaacaaaaaagcaTATCGAACACCCCTTAAAACGGAGAAAAAAACACAACTCGAGAAGCATGTTacaaaagggaaaaaaaggaaagcttTAAAATTTGAGACCTTTGAAAAATACCaacgaaacaaaaaagaatttatataaagagtgttattatataaattgcaaTGATCGACcgagaaatttttctttcataaaatacaatagaaaACGAGAACGTAAATTACCGATCCTCCGATAAGCGAATGATTTTGTAATCAACGACTCTTTCAATCAATCGAAAGACCCTCGCAGTAATTGATTGTAAATCAAACCAAACCAGCGTCGTTTGATTGGCTGAACGTTGACACGAACGAAACAaacgatatattaaaattactaatGTTATTCGACTATAATAAATAGCGATTAAAGGTCGTCGCCGGCGACACGAGCCCAGCTACtgatcttttttctctctttttcttttctttccttctcctcGCTCGTTAAACGTACTAGGTTAAGTTTTACACTATTTCGTCTCTCAATAAGCACACACACACGCATTCGCCAAGTGGCACGCATTACAGGCCCTGTGCTTTGAAAAGAACATGCGATAATTGCACTTGCTGCGCGAGAACGGGTCAAAAGACGATCTTGTTGCATTTCAAACAATCATTTAACTCTGCATCTAttttcgacagtatagcgtgCCTGTCACGGaactttttcttattcttcACGTCTTTCGCCATTCTCCGACTTCTTTCTAACTCTCGCAAACGCGATCCTCTATTTCTCattatttgcaaatatattacaaaaacatataTTGGAAAacgattatttcaataattacaaTGGCCTGTAATTATCGAACTGACCTGTATCGTACTATTATCGcgtattttgttctttttcatttttttcttttaaattaatattttttcctaaCAAGAGACTGTAAATAgcgaaaaaaaaggaaaaaagcgaAAAATCGAGAAATTTCTCGTACATACACGCACTCTCTCACTTATTATATCgcctataatatataatttttctttttttcaagcTTATCCGCATTTCTCATTCTTCTTTTCATTCCTTCTCCCTTCTCCATACGCGTTTCTTGATCTACATCacaaattttgttcttttcattCGCATATTTATGTTCAAGAGTTAAACAAAAGACAACAAGATCCTGCAGTGTTATCTTGAGATTCAAGATCACTGCTATTCCTGCCTCAAACTAATaggttcttttctttttctattctaaCCCTTCTTTGTTGTTGCTGTTTTTGCTTTCATCGaaataagaaagagaaattcaaTAAAAGGTAAAGACAAAAATCTAGGCACTAGAACGTAGAATCCTACCCGTATAAAATCGCAGAATCAATAATAATCCCGAATTTATCGATTTTGTGATCGATGATGACATTCAGACACGGCGACGATTAATTTCGATCGTGGATATATCATTTAGCAgttaaatagaatataattacTTCGTCATGCTGTACGGTAGTCTCGTAATGCAGATtacacttaattttttttttattttcattatatctcTTCGTGCGGATCTAGGCGCAAATAGTATtccgtaataaaaataaggaatatatgtatattcatatatatatgtacatatatattcttgCTTTCATTGGGATctagtatatttttatgatgaGAAATTCTAcgtcttttttcctcttttttaaatatttctaataatgaagcaattatataattattactcAATCACGATGCGActgaaacaaaatttacacGTACTATTCCACCAAGTTCCGctcttatttctctttttttattattttttttttctttttcttttttaagagtacgtatatgtaaatatgtatctgTGTATGCATGCTATACGTGATATAAAGTTGcattttcctctttccttAGGAATTATCTCgtttttatgtataaatacacaaatatatatttatgacgatatatattcatatacttATACTCGTAGCTTtttcgtatttatattatataacctCACTGTTCGATCGTTTATTTGATATTCCCGTGCGATCTACTTCGCTTTCTGCTCTAATCTTCTTAATCGCTGATTCATCGTAGGAAAACGAAGTACAAGAATATCCAACATAATCGAATAACGATATCATCggcgaaagaaacgaatctAAGCTATAAAATTTCCCTCGGTCGAGATCGAACGATTAACATTCACTTAtcaacaaatttgaaaaaactCGTTAAAAGGAATCATCAGAATAAAAGGTTCTCTTAATCCCGATGCTGTCATTAATTTCTCATTCGTTCTCGTTCACTATGGAGATTTCTTACATTTTCGATAACTGAAACTTTGAGTAAAACGAAACATGCTGCAAGATTTTATGTTTAcgttagaatttttttatacaggTTCAAGATTCGTGTTGTCTCGTGCAGCgtgattcgatgaaaaatattcgtttccCTCTTTTATACATCGAAAGATTTAGAAGcgattttctttccttctgttTGTAcaacacaaaaaaattttgATACAACACGCTGCTATTAACAAATTTCGCCTAAATACGAATAGCTATACTGCTATTgctcgttttatatttattatcccATGCCATTTGAAAACTCGCTAATTCGTGTGGGAAGCCAAAACATATGAAGGCATTTATCATACTTCTTTCATGTGTACGCGCTATATTATAAATCAAGGCTGGGATATTACGATTGAATCGGATACTgcttatacatatgtatatatatccttataaatGAAGGTTCATATATCTTTGTTCGTTCTTGTTCGTCCATCTCGCCTTTatcgtctttctttcttttcaaacGAAAAACATTATTACGAATCGCAtgtaaaaaatacatacaacATTATACCAAAAAGAAATGCGCGTATGTGCGCATATATCTGGGGCAGTATTCGactcgaataatttttttctctcgcttacGCTTCATCTAGCTCAAAGCATAACCGTATTAAAAATCACAAACAAAAAATTAGTACATGTTAGAATAATCTTTTTTtggattttttgttttttttttcatcacTTTGCACAAATGGTTATGCTTCAAGGGCATCTCTCTGACGAAAGAAGTATCCTTTCTTTTGAGCCTTTTTCAAACGATCAAACatcaaacatatgaaaactCAGTCTCCATTAAAAACTAAACAAACTACTTCACCCTAAACCAGTCTCGGATGTCGAATTGGTTATCAATAAATCTGTGCGAGTTCAAATCGTGTGTGTGTGGCAAAGCGACGACCCATAGCTATCTTCTTATTTCATCCGGTATAGGTTCGTGTTTCGTTAGTGTTATAGCACAACGAAAAGACGTGAATACTCCGATCTTGTTTTTTCTATTATGCGGCATTCGGGAAAATTCAAGGCTCATCGCGCTGCCGCTGGAGAAAGATAGCCATAGGCAGTTAGAGGGCTACAGGCAAAGTTTAGATATAGCAGCCCCTGCAAAAATTGATATTCAAatctacgtttttttttttcttttttcgttctaTTCTGTtaacttttttgttttttttttttcctttagtttaTGATTAGGTTACCATGCTCATTTTTGATGATACAGTTACTCTCaacttttctaatttataatataattataatgtaaCCATAACTGTGTTCAAATATAGATGTAAATTCTGATTACAACTAGTTTGTAAATTTAAACCAATATCATTGAGAACACAGAGTTATCGGATCAATCTAAATGTTGCATGTTATCCCTCTTCCCCATGGTATACACTGTATgtgtatacaaaattatatgtGTAATTTAATCATTATATTGAAACAACACACACCTTTGACTATAATTCTTAAAGTGTTATGTACACAAACGTACGAAatgatttttcaaagaaattcttcacatatcaatataattttataacctTATTCTATCCAATAATAAAGACGACGATATAGATCACCTATTGCTTTTTCACTACATATTCATAActaatgaaatattcttcttgcatatatttatatatataatttcatatatatctttatctctctttcattttttatgtaagctaaataaaaactattaatattttattatatgtatcaaTAAATTCTAAGTAGTGCAGTCTTTATTATTGAAgaggaaatttaaaatgtatctTGTGGAAATTTACAATACATCAATATGTATCTGACACTATCAAAAGCCATTACTATtagcaaaatattatataagtttTTAGTGACATTAATGCAGCTTAAGCTGTTTTCTCATAATGaacttgtcttttttttttctttttctttcttaaataacttaattgtattaatttataagtcTTGTATGAATCAGATAAATTAAGTGAAAATCGATTAAGTATCGGAAATGTACTAACATTCCTGGTGCTCaatcaatataaaaatctgtaataaattttactgcAAAATAGAAAGTATAACTTTTTCACTTTTGCATATAAAGCATTGTATATGTTGTACGTTTATACAATACTTTACACCAGCTCTTCTTAAAAGACAATGTTTAGttgtttcatataattttatctgtGTTTCTCTCccttgttttaatatttcattaacgtATTTTTTCTATACTGGTTATTGGTCGATAGAAACTTACATTGTTACAATTAGAGCATTCCCGGCAATTTTAAAAtcgtctatatgacgtcatttcAAGGTATGGGAAAGGAAATCTTGATGTTTGAGGTTGAGAAGTTTGCTGAGTATGAATAGGTGAATATGATGGCTGCTGAAGCAGCGGAGAATTCTGTTGATTTTGTAGTGGAGACAATGACTGTCCAGGAGAATGTGAATGTAAATTTTGTGGGTGAGAAAATGATAATGCATGATGACAAGGGGAAGTTTGTGAGTTTTGTACATTAGCTTGTGGTATATTCAAATTGTTCGTAATGTTAATATTGTTTAGTATGTTGAGACTGTTAGACACGTTATTAGGGATTGTCAGATTACTCGGAATACTCAGTGCATTAGGAATATTTATGCTTGTTTGTAGATTAGGTGGAAGGGAAAGAGTAGCCGACGTAAGATAATGTACGCTGAAAGATGGACGGGGGGGCTAGTAAAGCCTCATAC
The DNA window shown above is from Bombus fervidus isolate BK054 chromosome 8, iyBomFerv1, whole genome shotgun sequence and carries:
- the LOC139989780 gene encoding uncharacterized protein isoform X2, with product MFRTNKEHDHSSFYRFLQMEHSHKNTDCYFFYYSTCTKGDNCPFRHEPSALGCETMCVYWKQGKCFDEHCNFRHMELRKNRKSIPCYWETQPGGCRKPHCSFMHKNVRTITNDPINPVKNFDLTSKTMNQEWSNRQDDTKYDGSSTESDQGRGSSEAGSFIGSPAVDPLIVKFEEESDNESVPSPVKPQLRVPYCKTYEEIRLEEIQAESAAYYSYQTEDYQSDVGGGKIKTRRTKQICQYLSMNNDLSDKKGLDFEVLSLDEIRRRKYKGFEENKIRSTESMDSINTKESTEFLKDAVETFAEFKEAISVRGVKRRLEKIEEDTSKRKAKCNNDCSAISSSVPPVKLRRSPKRLSLLRSEERDEKIGQEEQIEEKKEESGRNSPESSSMERLNESKSMSSNSRPRKNEVEVRLCDSSTNEDQVQLEKSEGKTSVDTYTVVDSKEADSLLNVNEEDYLTLDMASDDILKDIDALLKDKTSVWRRC
- the LOC139989780 gene encoding uncharacterized protein isoform X1; the encoded protein is MFRTKCKEHDHSSFYRFLQMEHSHKNTDCYFFYYSTCTKGDNCPFRHEPSALGCETMCVYWKQGKCFDEHCNFRHMELRKNRKSIPCYWETQPGGCRKPHCSFMHKNVRTITNDPINPVKNFDLTSKTMNQEWSNRQDDTKYDGSSTESDQGRGSSEAGSFIGSPAVDPLIVKFEEESDNESVPSPVKPQLRVPYCKTYEEIRLEEIQAESAAYYSYQTEDYQSDVGGGKIKTRRTKQICQYLSMNNDLSDKKGLDFEVLSLDEIRRRKYKGFEENKIRSTESMDSINTKESTEFLKDAVETFAEFKEAISVRGVKRRLEKIEEDTSKRKAKCNNDCSAISSSVPPVKLRRSPKRLSLLRSEERDEKIGQEEQIEEKKEESGRNSPESSSMERLNESKSMSSNSRPRKNEVEVRLCDSSTNEDQVQLEKSEGKTSVDTYTVVDSKEADSLLNVNEEDYLTLDMASDDILKDIDALLKDKTSVWRRC
- the LOC139989780 gene encoding uncharacterized protein isoform X3, whose amino-acid sequence is MEHSHKNTDCYFFYYSTCTKGDNCPFRHEPSALGCETMCVYWKQGKCFDEHCNFRHMELRKNRKSIPCYWETQPGGCRKPHCSFMHKNVRTITNDPINPVKNFDLTSKTMNQEWSNRQDDTKYDGSSTESDQGRGSSEAGSFIGSPAVDPLIVKFEEESDNESVPSPVKPQLRVPYCKTYEEIRLEEIQAESAAYYSYQTEDYQSDVGGGKIKTRRTKQICQYLSMNNDLSDKKGLDFEVLSLDEIRRRKYKGFEENKIRSTESMDSINTKESTEFLKDAVETFAEFKEAISVRGVKRRLEKIEEDTSKRKAKCNNDCSAISSSVPPVKLRRSPKRLSLLRSEERDEKIGQEEQIEEKKEESGRNSPESSSMERLNESKSMSSNSRPRKNEVEVRLCDSSTNEDQVQLEKSEGKTSVDTYTVVDSKEADSLLNVNEEDYLTLDMASDDILKDIDALLKDKTSVWRRC